One window of the Chryseobacterium sp. CY350 genome contains the following:
- a CDS encoding MFS transporter: protein MKTLQEKNKFIATILAFAVIPMSGLATDIYLPSMPSMATELIQPESSIQLTLSIFLISYGLTQFFAGSIVDSFGRFRVSAISLALFVVSFLVTALTKDIVVIYAMRVLQGMLSGFAVVAKRAFFVDVYEGEKRKHYLSIMTIVWSVGPIIAPFIGGYLQKLFGWQSNFYVLAGYSFILLILELIFSGETLKIKKPFNFNYVLKEYDLMFRTKDFFYGMLMCGVSYAMVIFFNLCGAFIIEHKMGYSEVVAGYVSLILGLAWMTGGFLGKALIEKAFLPKIRYANFIQIFLIVAMIFCSYYLNNIYSLVAFAFVIHVTAGFIFNNYFAYCIGRFPNSAGIAGGLTGGVAFIITSAISYGIVAIIKSDIQLEVAEGYFVLGILGLIILSITKLRKAHA from the coding sequence ATGAAAACTCTTCAGGAAAAAAATAAATTTATTGCTACGATATTGGCATTTGCCGTAATTCCGATGTCTGGTTTGGCAACAGATATTTATCTGCCATCAATGCCAAGTATGGCTACAGAACTCATTCAGCCGGAAAGTAGCATTCAGCTTACGCTTTCTATATTTCTCATCAGTTACGGACTGACGCAGTTTTTTGCAGGAAGCATTGTAGACTCATTCGGGCGGTTTAGAGTTTCGGCAATTTCTCTGGCTTTGTTTGTAGTCAGTTTTTTAGTGACCGCTTTGACGAAAGATATTGTCGTCATTTATGCAATGAGAGTGTTACAGGGTATGTTATCTGGCTTTGCCGTCGTTGCAAAACGAGCATTTTTTGTTGATGTATATGAAGGTGAAAAGCGTAAACATTATCTGAGCATTATGACGATTGTTTGGTCTGTAGGTCCCATTATTGCTCCATTTATCGGTGGTTATCTTCAGAAATTATTCGGCTGGCAGTCTAATTTTTACGTTTTGGCAGGATACAGTTTTATTCTGCTTATTTTGGAATTGATATTTTCCGGAGAAACGTTAAAAATCAAAAAACCTTTTAATTTTAATTATGTTCTCAAAGAATATGATCTCATGTTCCGCACCAAAGATTTTTTCTACGGAATGCTGATGTGCGGAGTGAGTTACGCAATGGTGATTTTTTTCAATCTTTGCGGGGCTTTTATCATCGAACACAAAATGGGATATTCAGAAGTCGTTGCAGGTTATGTTTCATTAATTCTCGGTCTTGCCTGGATGACAGGAGGTTTTTTAGGAAAAGCGCTAATAGAAAAAGCTTTCCTCCCGAAAATCAGGTATGCAAACTTTATCCAGATATTTTTAATCGTAGCAATGATTTTCTGTTCGTATTATCTAAACAATATTTACAGTTTAGTTGCTTTTGCTTTCGTAATTCATGTAACGGCAGGGTTTATTTTTAATAATTATTTCGCCTACTGCATCGGAAGATTTCCCAATTCTGCAGGTATCGCAGGCGGTTTGACAGGCGGAGTTGCATTCATCATCACTTCAGCGATAAGCTACGGAATTGTAGCAATCATTAAATCCGATATTCAACTAGAAGTTGCAGAAGGTTATTTTGTTTTGGGAATTTTAGGATTGATTATTTTAAGTATAACTAAATTAAGAAAAGCGCATGCTTGA
- a CDS encoding GNAT family N-acetyltransferase, with amino-acid sequence MDNIEFNITPYQDELQLLINDKKVGYMSIAVDGRLLNVHYTKINENLEGHGYAKMLLDELVRFAEEKDLMIDPECDFVRQQLENHPKRYRGIWHD; translated from the coding sequence ATGGACAATATAGAATTTAACATCACGCCGTATCAGGACGAATTGCAGCTTTTAATAAACGACAAAAAAGTTGGCTATATGTCAATAGCGGTAGATGGCCGGCTATTGAATGTTCATTACACAAAAATCAATGAAAATCTTGAAGGCCACGGATACGCCAAAATGCTTTTAGACGAGCTGGTACGTTTTGCAGAAGAAAAAGATCTGATGATCGATCCCGAGTGCGATTTCGTAAGACAACAGCTTGAAAATCATCCAAAAAGATACCGCGGAATCTGGCACGACTAA
- a CDS encoding NADP-dependent isocitrate dehydrogenase: protein MSEKSKIYYTLTDEAPMLATHSFLPIVKAFTKPANIEIAVPDISLAGRILANFPEFLKDDQKTDDALAQLGELATQPDANIIKLPNISASAPQLDAAIAELQSKGFAVPNYPAEPKNDEEKAIKAKYAKVLGSAVNPVLREGNSDRRAPKAVKNYAKANPHRMGDWASDSKTDVAHMNSGDFYGTETSTTLENATKYKIVFKGNDGAETLLKDFAGLQAGEVIDSSVMNLNSLKAFVQEAIEEAKNKNVLLSAHLKATMMKISDPIVFGGIIETFFKDVFIKYAETFDSLDVNPNNGLADLFDKIKGNAQEANIKGDIEAALANGPRVAMVNSDKGITNFHVPSDIIVDASMAALVRGGGKMWNKEGREEDTVCIIPDRSYAGFYQSVIDDMKAHGKLDPTTMGSVPNVGLMAQKAEEYGSHDKTFQATAEGTIEVQDENGTALLSQKVEAGDIFRMCQTKDAPIQDWVKLAVNRARLSDTPAIFWLDKGRAHDREMIKKVEKYLADHDTNGLDIKILDVKDAMTETLKRAREGKDTISVSGNVLRDYLTDLFPILELGTSAKMLSIVPLMNGGGLFETGAGGSAPKHVEQFLEEGYLRWDSLGEFLALQASLEHLAQTQNNTKAQVLADTLDEANAKFLATDKSPARKVGQIDNRGSHFYLAMYWAEALANQTADAELAQQFAPVAEALQESEEVINSELIGAQGKPQNIDGYFKTDTYKTYETMRPSTVLNEIIDGI, encoded by the coding sequence ATGTCAGAAAAATCAAAAATCTATTACACACTTACGGATGAGGCTCCAATGTTGGCAACACATTCGTTTTTACCAATCGTAAAAGCGTTTACAAAACCCGCGAACATTGAGATCGCAGTTCCGGATATTTCTTTGGCAGGAAGAATTTTAGCAAACTTCCCTGAGTTTTTAAAAGATGATCAGAAAACTGATGACGCTTTGGCTCAGTTGGGCGAACTGGCAACTCAACCTGATGCGAACATTATCAAATTACCCAACATTTCTGCTTCTGCACCACAATTAGACGCGGCAATCGCTGAATTACAGTCTAAAGGTTTCGCAGTTCCAAATTATCCTGCAGAACCTAAAAATGACGAGGAAAAAGCAATCAAAGCGAAATATGCTAAAGTATTGGGAAGTGCTGTAAATCCTGTTTTAAGAGAAGGGAATTCTGACAGACGTGCACCGAAAGCCGTTAAAAATTATGCAAAAGCAAACCCTCACAGAATGGGTGACTGGGCTTCTGACAGCAAAACTGATGTTGCTCACATGAACAGCGGAGATTTCTACGGAACAGAAACTTCAACGACTCTTGAGAATGCTACAAAATATAAAATCGTTTTCAAAGGAAATGATGGTGCTGAAACTTTACTGAAAGATTTCGCTGGTCTTCAAGCTGGAGAAGTTATTGATTCTTCTGTAATGAATTTAAACTCTTTGAAAGCTTTCGTGCAAGAAGCTATTGAAGAAGCTAAAAATAAAAATGTACTTCTTTCTGCGCACCTGAAAGCTACGATGATGAAAATTTCTGATCCCATCGTTTTCGGTGGGATCATTGAAACTTTCTTTAAAGATGTTTTCATTAAATATGCTGAAACCTTTGATTCTCTTGACGTTAACCCAAATAATGGTCTTGCAGATCTTTTTGATAAAATTAAAGGGAATGCACAGGAAGCAAATATAAAAGGCGATATTGAGGCAGCATTGGCAAACGGACCAAGAGTAGCAATGGTAAATTCTGACAAAGGAATTACCAACTTCCACGTGCCTTCTGACATTATTGTTGATGCATCTATGGCTGCTTTGGTAAGAGGTGGCGGAAAAATGTGGAACAAAGAGGGGAGAGAAGAAGATACCGTTTGTATCATTCCGGATCGTTCTTATGCAGGTTTTTATCAGTCGGTAATTGATGATATGAAAGCGCACGGAAAATTAGATCCTACTACAATGGGTTCTGTACCGAACGTTGGTTTAATGGCTCAAAAAGCTGAAGAATACGGATCTCACGACAAGACTTTCCAGGCTACAGCTGAAGGAACAATTGAAGTTCAGGATGAAAATGGAACTGCTCTTCTTTCTCAAAAAGTTGAAGCTGGAGATATTTTCAGAATGTGTCAGACGAAAGATGCTCCAATTCAGGACTGGGTAAAATTAGCTGTAAACAGAGCGAGACTTTCTGATACTCCAGCTATTTTTTGGTTAGATAAAGGAAGAGCTCATGACAGAGAAATGATCAAAAAAGTTGAAAAATATTTAGCTGATCACGACACCAACGGATTGGATATTAAAATTCTTGACGTAAAAGATGCAATGACAGAAACGTTGAAAAGAGCAAGAGAAGGAAAAGATACAATTTCTGTTTCAGGAAACGTATTGAGAGATTACTTAACAGATCTTTTCCCGATCCTAGAGCTTGGAACTTCTGCTAAAATGCTTTCTATCGTTCCATTGATGAACGGTGGTGGTTTGTTCGAAACAGGAGCTGGAGGTTCTGCTCCGAAACATGTTGAGCAATTCCTGGAAGAAGGATATTTGAGATGGGATTCTCTAGGTGAATTCTTAGCGTTACAGGCTTCTTTAGAGCATTTGGCACAAACTCAAAATAATACGAAAGCTCAGGTTTTGGCTGATACTTTAGACGAAGCAAATGCTAAATTCTTAGCTACTGATAAATCTCCTGCTAGAAAAGTCGGACAAATTGATAACAGAGGTTCTCATTTCTATTTGGCGATGTATTGGGCGGAAGCTTTAGCAAATCAAACAGCTGATGCAGAATTGGCTCAACAATTTGCTCCTGTAGCAGAAGCATTGCAGGAAAGTGAAGAGGTAATCAACTCAGAATTAATTGGTGCTCAAGGTAAGCCTCAGAATATTGATGGTTATTTTAAAACTGATACGTATAAAACGTACGAGACAATGAGACCAAGTACAGTTTTAAATGAAATTATTGACGGAATTTAA
- a CDS encoding S41 family peptidase: protein MKNLLSIISILLVASCTSIKRQNKNTQSTVTPDKLHQDVDFAYKKLQELHPKLNWYISKKELDFKFDSLKKTINRPLTPVQFYFKLQPVIAKIREGHLALKMPAKKFNKKEIKVLKNKKGLFGRFEYYVSDDHLYIIENKDSVENIKPGTEILSINKIPVSDYLKKYRNLINSDGYNTTFQDYYLKDVFFNFYVAEKGIMDSAKVETLYNHETRIVNLKREEKSKQELEKEKADKKRTDEKKVNDYVASTSSYNRNFKFLDQERTIAYMKIQSFSRSFSNRFYKESFAKIKDAKSSYLIIDIRNNYGGSLYEINQLYSYLAPEPFVLIKPSQLTSRATPLKTNYFRKSNPLQYTLKGLLYPGYFFSQAFSVYKGKDGNAYYRMKENKPTKPKKDAFKGKVYVLINGGSFSASSVISAKLKSDKRVTLVGEETGGANDGTVAGFYSYQKLPNSQIDLPIGLLLIQPNIDFTNTQKGVLPDVKIELSMQDIISNKDPQLDWVKHQIAREKNNLEIID, encoded by the coding sequence TTGAAAAACTTATTATCCATAATTTCCATACTGCTTGTAGCATCCTGCACTTCAATTAAAAGGCAGAATAAAAATACCCAATCTACCGTAACGCCAGATAAGCTGCATCAGGATGTTGATTTTGCCTACAAGAAACTTCAGGAGCTGCATCCAAAACTAAACTGGTACATCTCAAAAAAAGAGCTTGATTTTAAATTTGACAGTCTAAAAAAAACAATAAACCGCCCACTGACGCCGGTTCAGTTTTATTTTAAACTACAACCCGTCATTGCAAAAATAAGAGAAGGTCATCTTGCGCTGAAAATGCCTGCAAAAAAGTTTAATAAAAAAGAAATCAAAGTTTTAAAAAATAAAAAAGGACTTTTCGGTCGATTTGAATATTACGTTTCAGATGATCATCTTTACATCATTGAAAACAAAGATTCTGTAGAAAATATAAAACCGGGAACAGAAATTTTGAGCATCAATAAAATTCCCGTTTCAGATTATCTCAAAAAATACCGTAATCTCATCAACAGCGACGGTTACAATACAACCTTTCAAGATTATTACCTGAAAGATGTCTTTTTTAATTTCTACGTTGCAGAAAAAGGAATAATGGACAGCGCAAAAGTTGAAACACTTTACAATCATGAAACGAGAATCGTCAACCTCAAAAGGGAAGAAAAAAGCAAGCAAGAATTAGAAAAAGAAAAGGCAGATAAAAAACGGACCGATGAAAAAAAAGTGAATGATTACGTTGCTTCCACAAGTTCTTACAACCGCAATTTTAAGTTTTTAGACCAGGAACGGACGATTGCTTATATGAAAATTCAGAGTTTTTCAAGAAGTTTTTCTAATCGTTTTTATAAAGAATCTTTTGCTAAAATTAAAGACGCAAAATCATCTTATTTAATCATCGATATCAGAAATAATTATGGCGGTTCGCTGTACGAGATCAATCAATTGTACTCTTATCTTGCTCCGGAACCTTTTGTTTTAATTAAACCTTCTCAGCTTACATCACGTGCCACACCGTTGAAAACCAATTATTTCAGGAAATCAAATCCGTTGCAATATACTTTGAAAGGTCTTCTTTATCCGGGATATTTTTTCTCCCAGGCATTCAGTGTTTACAAAGGGAAAGACGGTAACGCTTACTACAGGATGAAAGAAAACAAACCTACAAAGCCAAAAAAGGATGCTTTTAAGGGAAAAGTTTACGTTTTAATCAATGGCGGAAGTTTTTCTGCATCGTCCGTCATTTCAGCTAAACTTAAATCTGACAAAAGAGTGACCTTAGTGGGTGAAGAAACGGGAGGCGCAAATGACGGTACCGTTGCCGGATTTTATTCTTACCAAAAACTTCCCAATTCGCAAATAGATTTGCCGATCGGGCTATTATTGATTCAGCCTAATATCGATTTTACGAACACTCAAAAAGGCGTTTTGCCGGATGTTAAAATTGAGCTGAGCATGCAGGATATTATTTCTAATAAAGATCCTCAGCTTGATTGGGTTAAACATCAAATCGCAAGAGAAAAAAACAATCTCGAAATTATTGACTGA
- a CDS encoding alpha/beta fold hydrolase, giving the protein MPYVKKQDNKNFELYYEDFGTGQPIILIHGWPLSGKSWELQIPVLLELGYRVITYDRRGFGKSAPTLDGYDYNVLASDLHEIISQLELKNVILFGFSMGGGEVVRYLTNYGTENVDKIALISSIIPIVKQKEDNPDGVPEADLNDIMDHLKKDRVTFLETFHKNFYNYGLLSQTVSQAQLNYDWNIASCASPIATIKCAESWANTDFRPEMQNVTVKTLIVHGDDDKIVPIATAGKQAAQGIPDNDFFVIEGAPHGLNVTHTDKLNNILVNFLTT; this is encoded by the coding sequence ATGCCTTACGTCAAAAAACAAGACAACAAAAATTTTGAATTGTATTACGAAGATTTCGGTACAGGACAACCAATTATTTTAATTCACGGGTGGCCACTAAGCGGAAAATCATGGGAACTTCAGATTCCTGTTCTTTTAGAATTGGGTTACCGTGTTATCACTTACGACAGAAGAGGCTTCGGAAAGTCAGCACCAACGCTCGACGGGTATGATTACAATGTACTAGCTTCCGATCTTCATGAGATCATTTCACAATTAGAATTAAAAAATGTTATTCTTTTCGGATTCTCAATGGGTGGCGGCGAAGTCGTACGATATTTAACCAATTACGGAACTGAAAACGTAGATAAAATTGCACTTATTTCTTCAATTATTCCCATTGTAAAACAGAAAGAAGACAATCCTGACGGTGTTCCGGAAGCAGATTTAAACGACATTATGGATCATCTTAAAAAAGACAGAGTGACTTTCTTAGAAACTTTCCACAAAAACTTTTACAATTACGGTCTCCTTTCCCAAACAGTCAGCCAGGCACAACTGAATTACGACTGGAACATCGCATCTTGCGCCTCTCCTATCGCAACTATAAAATGTGCAGAAAGCTGGGCAAATACAGATTTCCGTCCGGAAATGCAGAATGTAACGGTGAAAACTTTGATTGTGCATGGTGACGATGACAAAATCGTTCCCATTGCGACTGCCGGAAAACAGGCAGCACAGGGAATTCCAGACAATGATTTCTTTGTCATTGAAGGTGCACCTCACGGCCTGAACGTGACACACACTGATAAACTAAATAATATCCTGGTGAATTTTTTAACTACTTAA
- a CDS encoding RNA polymerase sigma factor, which produces MTSQEQEFIHKIEKHKGIIFKISKMYMDHKDDRDDLFQEITYQVWKAYAGFRGESEFSTWLYRIALNTAIVFLKSEKKRSFIGNEDFTDYKIIQEEYDLEKEEKLSEMYKAINQLNPIDKAFIFYYLENFSGKEIADQMGISEGNVRVKMNRAKNKLKDILNNN; this is translated from the coding sequence ATGACCTCACAAGAACAGGAATTTATACATAAGATCGAAAAACACAAGGGAATCATTTTTAAGATTTCTAAAATGTATATGGATCACAAAGACGATCGGGATGATCTTTTTCAGGAGATTACCTATCAGGTCTGGAAAGCGTATGCAGGTTTCCGCGGAGAAAGCGAATTTTCGACGTGGCTTTACAGAATTGCTTTAAATACTGCGATTGTATTTTTAAAATCAGAAAAGAAAAGAAGCTTCATCGGCAACGAAGATTTTACCGACTACAAAATTATTCAGGAAGAATATGATCTCGAAAAGGAAGAGAAACTTTCTGAAATGTACAAAGCGATCAACCAGCTAAATCCTATTGATAAAGCATTTATATTTTATTATCTCGAAAATTTTTCGGGTAAAGAAATCGCTGATCAGATGGGAATATCAGAAGGAAACGTACGCGTGAAAATGAACCGCGCAAAAAATAAACTGAAAGATATTTTGAATAATAATTAA
- a CDS encoding MBL fold metallo-hydrolase — translation MIYLIIIIALIVAFTFIVMSQEVFGAEPKGKRLERMLKSEHYKNKQFQNLSYTPSFAEGYSMPKVMYNFFFDKKDPYLKPHHKIPAIHTDLNKIPKDQDVFIWMGHSSYYIQTDGVSFLIDPVLSSYGSPFKFFNKAFAGADIFKPEDIPNIDYLVITHDHYDHLDYPTVKAIRQKVGKVIMSLGVGAHFAKWGYREDQFLEEEWGAVLELKNNIKITYTPARHFSGRKLHRNNTLWTSYVLEAPSKKIFLGGDSGYDTHFKMIGEKYGPFDYAVMENGQYNPAWKYIHALPEEVIQASIDIQAKNIIPVHSGKFALALHPWNEPLQKVTSLGKEKNLHILTPKIGEVLDLNKNDNTFPVWWQD, via the coding sequence ATGATCTATCTAATTATCATTATTGCACTTATAGTTGCATTCACATTCATAGTAATGTCTCAGGAGGTTTTTGGCGCCGAACCGAAAGGGAAAAGGCTGGAAAGAATGCTGAAATCTGAACACTATAAAAATAAGCAGTTTCAGAATCTCAGTTATACCCCTTCTTTTGCGGAAGGATACAGCATGCCGAAAGTGATGTATAATTTCTTTTTTGATAAGAAAGATCCATATTTGAAGCCTCATCACAAGATTCCTGCAATTCATACCGACCTAAATAAGATTCCGAAAGATCAGGACGTTTTTATTTGGATGGGACATTCATCATACTACATTCAGACTGATGGTGTTTCATTCTTAATTGATCCTGTTTTAAGCAGTTATGGTTCGCCATTTAAATTTTTTAATAAAGCGTTTGCCGGAGCAGATATTTTCAAACCGGAAGATATTCCTAATATTGATTATCTGGTCATTACACACGATCATTATGACCATTTAGATTATCCTACGGTAAAAGCGATACGCCAAAAAGTTGGAAAAGTTATTATGTCTTTGGGAGTAGGAGCGCATTTTGCAAAATGGGGATATCGGGAAGATCAGTTTTTGGAAGAAGAGTGGGGCGCTGTTCTAGAATTGAAAAATAATATTAAAATTACCTACACTCCTGCAAGACATTTCTCAGGAAGAAAGCTGCACCGAAACAACACGCTCTGGACTTCTTATGTTCTTGAAGCTCCGAGTAAAAAGATTTTCTTAGGTGGAGACAGTGGTTACGACACTCATTTTAAAATGATCGGAGAAAAGTATGGCCCATTTGATTACGCTGTTATGGAGAACGGCCAATATAATCCGGCATGGAAATATATTCATGCATTGCCGGAAGAGGTAATTCAGGCAAGTATTGATATTCAGGCGAAGAATATTATTCCTGTTCATTCGGGGAAATTTGCTCTTGCTCTTCACCCATGGAATGAGCCATTGCAGAAAGTTACATCTTTAGGCAAGGAAAAAAATCTACACATTCTCACGCCAAAAATCGGTGAGGTTTTAGATTTAAATAAAAATGACAATACATTTCCGGTCTGGTGGCAAGATTGA
- a CDS encoding DUF6261 family protein translates to MKIALTELTTKDLATLVQRIISTSQSGKYPVITNDPLLRVLETSYTEYDLVYAKQIYSGKGKNVAEADSERDLAYSNLKAFLNGYRKLPSAVNYQSAEDLYQVFRNYGLDLDRLSYSSQTAQMKKLIADLELPKNIEKIAALSLGTALMEMKMKHDAFESLFAEQAGANADLRLMKSASGIRKELEKNLKSYLNYVTALKDIAGWEVFYADLNELVKAAKNSTLTRLSTPSEKS, encoded by the coding sequence ATGAAAATCGCATTAACAGAATTGACGACCAAAGACTTGGCGACCTTAGTGCAAAGAATTATTTCAACTTCCCAATCCGGGAAATATCCCGTAATCACCAATGACCCGCTTTTGCGCGTGCTGGAAACTTCGTACACAGAATACGATCTCGTCTACGCAAAGCAGATCTACAGCGGAAAAGGGAAAAATGTGGCGGAAGCAGACAGCGAAAGAGATTTGGCTTACAGCAACCTGAAAGCCTTTCTGAACGGCTATCGTAAACTTCCATCGGCAGTAAATTATCAGTCGGCAGAAGATCTTTATCAGGTTTTCAGAAACTACGGACTAGATCTAGACCGCCTCAGTTATTCTTCTCAAACTGCTCAGATGAAAAAACTGATCGCAGATCTGGAACTTCCCAAAAATATTGAGAAAATCGCTGCGCTTTCTTTAGGAACTGCTCTCATGGAGATGAAAATGAAGCACGATGCATTCGAATCTCTTTTTGCAGAGCAGGCCGGTGCAAATGCCGATTTGAGACTGATGAAAAGCGCATCCGGAATTAGAAAAGAACTTGAGAAAAATTTAAAATCTTACCTCAATTACGTCACTGCTTTGAAAGATATTGCAGGCTGGGAAGTTTTCTATGCAGATCTCAATGAGCTGGTGAAGGCAGCGAAAAATTCAACACTCACGAGGCTTTCAACACCTTCAGAAAAGTCATAA